The following proteins are encoded in a genomic region of Streptomyces gobiensis:
- a CDS encoding acyclic terpene utilization AtuA family protein, giving the protein MLDCFSGRCHADVAPTREGPNVLRIANASGFYGDRFDALRDMLTGGPLDVLTGDYLAELTMLILGRGQQQDPARGYATTFLRQLEEGLGLAQAHGVKLVSNAGGLNPAGLADAIRELADRVGVPVRVAHVEGDDLRGARQWGEDVITANAYLGGAGIAECLRAGADVVVTGRVTDAALVTGPAAAHHGWAADDWDALAGAVVAGHVLECGTQATGGNYAFFGEHDVRRPGFPIAEIHPDGSAVITKHPGTGGAVTAGTVTAQLLYETGGARYAGPDVTARLDTVRLVGEGTDRVRIEGVRGEPPPPTLKVGLTRLGGFRNEVVFVLTGLEIEAKAALVQEQMADVLGKRRPGPEQVSWSLARTDWLDAPVQEEASAVLRLVVRDRDPDAVGRLVSSAAVELALASYPGFHLTAPPGKASPYGVFEAAYTAAETVTHTAVLPDGRRIGVPPAPRSQELAEVPQPPLPEPLTGYGATRRAPLGLVAGARSGDKGGSANVGVWARDGNQETWRWLAHTLTADRFRALLPETAELPVVRHVLPNLRALNFVVDGLLGEGVASQARFDPQAKAVGEWLRARHLEIPEVLL; this is encoded by the coding sequence ATGCTTGATTGTTTCTCTGGTCGGTGCCACGCTGACGTGGCACCGACAAGGGAGGGGCCAAACGTGCTGCGCATCGCAAACGCCTCCGGCTTCTACGGCGACCGCTTCGACGCCCTGCGCGACATGCTCACCGGCGGCCCCCTGGACGTCCTCACCGGCGACTACCTCGCCGAGCTGACCATGCTCATCCTCGGACGCGGCCAGCAGCAGGACCCGGCCCGCGGTTACGCCACCACCTTCCTGCGGCAGCTGGAAGAGGGGCTCGGCCTCGCCCAGGCCCACGGCGTCAAGCTCGTCAGCAACGCGGGCGGCCTCAACCCCGCCGGACTCGCCGACGCCATCCGGGAGCTGGCCGACCGGGTCGGTGTCCCCGTACGGGTAGCCCACGTTGAGGGTGACGATCTGCGCGGCGCCCGGCAGTGGGGCGAGGACGTGATCACCGCCAACGCCTACCTCGGCGGTGCGGGCATCGCCGAGTGCCTGCGGGCGGGCGCCGATGTGGTGGTCACCGGCCGGGTCACCGATGCCGCGCTGGTCACCGGACCGGCCGCCGCGCACCACGGCTGGGCCGCCGATGACTGGGACGCGCTGGCCGGGGCCGTGGTCGCCGGGCATGTGCTGGAGTGCGGTACCCAGGCCACCGGCGGCAACTACGCGTTCTTCGGCGAGCACGATGTCCGGCGCCCCGGCTTCCCCATCGCCGAGATCCACCCGGACGGTTCAGCGGTCATCACCAAGCACCCGGGTACGGGCGGTGCGGTGACCGCCGGGACCGTCACCGCGCAGCTCCTCTATGAGACCGGTGGCGCCCGCTACGCCGGACCCGATGTCACCGCCCGGCTCGACACCGTGCGGCTCGTCGGGGAAGGGACCGACCGGGTCCGTATCGAGGGCGTACGGGGCGAACCCCCGCCGCCCACGCTCAAGGTCGGGCTCACCCGGCTCGGCGGCTTCCGCAATGAGGTCGTCTTCGTGCTCACGGGGCTGGAGATCGAGGCCAAGGCAGCACTGGTCCAGGAGCAGATGGCGGACGTGCTGGGCAAGCGCAGGCCGGGCCCGGAACAGGTGAGCTGGTCGCTGGCCCGCACCGACTGGCTGGACGCTCCGGTGCAGGAGGAGGCCAGCGCCGTCCTCCGGCTCGTCGTCCGCGACCGTGACCCCGACGCCGTGGGCCGCTTGGTGAGCAGCGCCGCGGTTGAGCTCGCCCTGGCCAGCTATCCCGGCTTCCACCTCACCGCGCCACCCGGCAAGGCCTCGCCCTACGGCGTGTTCGAGGCCGCGTATACGGCGGCCGAAACGGTCACGCACACCGCCGTACTGCCCGATGGCCGCCGTATCGGGGTGCCGCCCGCGCCCCGGAGCCAGGAGCTGGCCGAGGTGCCTCAGCCGCCCCTGCCCGAGCCGCTGACCGGATACGGCGCCACCCGCCGCGCCCCGCTCGGACTGGTCGCCGGGGCACGCAGCGGCGACAAGGGCGGCAGCGCCAACGTCGGGGTATGGGCACGCGATGGGAACCAGGAGACCTGGCGATGGCTGGCGCACACGCTGACCGCCGACCGCTTCCGCGCCCTGCTGCCGGAGACCGCTGAACTGCCCGTCGTACGGCATGTGCTGCCGAACCTCAGGGCGCTGAACTTTGTCGTCGACGGGCTTCTCGGTGAGGGCGTCGCCTCGCAGGCCCGTTTTGATCCACAGGCCAAGGCGGTGGGGGAGTGGTTGCGCGCCCGCCATCTGGAGATACCGGAGGTGCTGCTGTGA
- a CDS encoding cytochrome P450 gives MNTSSSVPTCSFTHVTALEFDPQLRQLMTEAPLTRIRMPYGQGTAWLATRYDDVRTVTSDRRFSRKAVTGRDFPRMTPEPIVQDEAINLMDPPEHSRLRRLVAKGFTTRHVEQLRPRTQQTVDSLLDAMEEHGPPADVAAHLAAHLPLTTICELLDVPEADRPELRRNAVALMSTGRADRDGQLTAKAALRSYFTELTARRRREPGEDLLSTLAQARDGAEVLDDEELAVMGMVLLLTGHDTTTYQISNITYTLLTHPEQLAKLRADPELLPQALQELLRFIPFRKGVGIPRIATEDVELGGVTIREGDTVHVSYLAANRDSETFDHPEELDLERDGTAHMTFGWGSHHCIGSHLALMELEVAIGTLLTRYPALRLAVPPGEVKWNTSSIWRYPLALPVTW, from the coding sequence ATGAATACATCCAGCTCCGTACCGACATGCTCCTTCACCCATGTCACCGCTCTGGAATTCGACCCGCAGCTGCGACAGCTCATGACCGAGGCCCCGCTCACCCGTATCCGCATGCCGTACGGCCAGGGCACCGCATGGCTCGCCACCAGGTACGACGACGTCCGTACCGTCACCAGCGACCGCCGTTTCAGCCGCAAGGCCGTCACCGGCCGCGACTTCCCGCGGATGACTCCGGAACCGATCGTCCAGGACGAAGCGATCAACCTCATGGACCCTCCGGAGCACAGCCGGCTCCGGCGACTGGTCGCCAAGGGATTCACCACCCGGCATGTCGAGCAGCTGCGGCCCAGGACCCAGCAGACCGTGGACAGCCTGCTCGACGCCATGGAGGAACACGGACCGCCCGCCGACGTCGCCGCGCACCTGGCGGCACACCTTCCCCTCACCACCATCTGCGAACTCCTGGACGTCCCCGAGGCCGACCGGCCGGAGCTGCGGCGCAACGCCGTCGCCCTGATGAGTACCGGACGAGCCGACCGCGATGGCCAGCTGACCGCCAAGGCCGCGCTGCGCTCCTACTTCACGGAGCTCACCGCCCGGCGGCGCCGCGAGCCTGGCGAGGACCTGCTCAGCACGCTGGCGCAGGCGCGGGACGGAGCGGAGGTGCTGGACGACGAGGAGCTGGCGGTGATGGGCATGGTCCTGCTCCTCACCGGACACGACACCACCACGTATCAGATCAGCAACATCACCTACACCCTGCTCACCCACCCTGAGCAGCTGGCCAAGCTACGCGCCGACCCGGAGCTGCTGCCGCAGGCCCTCCAGGAGCTGCTGCGATTCATCCCCTTCCGCAAGGGGGTTGGGATCCCGCGGATCGCCACCGAAGACGTCGAGCTGGGCGGCGTGACCATCCGCGAGGGCGACACCGTCCATGTGTCCTACCTGGCCGCCAACCGCGACTCGGAGACCTTCGACCACCCCGAGGAGCTGGACCTGGAGCGGGACGGTACGGCGCATATGACCTTCGGCTGGGGCAGCCACCACTGCATCGGCTCCCATCTGGCCCTCATGGAGCTTGAGGTCGCCATCGGGACGCTGCTGACCCGCTACCCGGCACTGCGGCTGGCGGTCCCGCCGGGCGAGGTCAAGTGGAACACCAGCTCCATCTGGCGCTACCCCCTGGCCCTCCCGGTCACGTGGTGA
- a CDS encoding S1 family peptidase produces MRPTLRIAAAGLASTAAVALIATTAPTAQAAPSGADRAKPGARIVGGGDVSNDAYPFMVALLSKGKGNAKKRQFCGGSLVNPYVVMTAAHCVDHQQPKNLQVAVGRTVLSNAQQGQIRNIRKPQGEGDPGGIVVHPRYAKGEQAYDVAFLELAKPVTGIKPIKMPTAGTDALIRPGAKATVIGWGNTDTDLPHSPDRLRKVNVPILSHNECKVAYSDYDRKVNICAGKEGKDSCQGDSGGPIFRKVPGREDIIQIGVVSWGDGCAEQGAPGVYTSTSSAKLWNTLGESPEGKRLKQRLKR; encoded by the coding sequence ATGCGACCCACCCTGCGAATAGCCGCGGCTGGTCTTGCCTCGACCGCCGCGGTGGCGCTCATCGCGACCACTGCCCCGACGGCTCAGGCCGCCCCTTCCGGTGCGGACCGGGCCAAGCCCGGCGCCCGCATCGTCGGTGGCGGCGATGTGTCCAACGACGCCTACCCGTTCATGGTCGCTCTGCTGAGCAAGGGCAAAGGAAACGCGAAGAAGCGGCAGTTCTGCGGCGGCAGCCTGGTCAACCCGTATGTCGTCATGACCGCCGCCCACTGCGTCGACCACCAGCAGCCGAAGAATCTGCAGGTGGCGGTCGGCCGAACGGTCCTGTCCAACGCCCAGCAAGGGCAGATCCGCAACATCAGAAAGCCCCAGGGCGAGGGCGACCCCGGCGGCATCGTCGTCCACCCGCGTTACGCCAAGGGGGAGCAGGCCTACGATGTCGCCTTCCTCGAACTGGCCAAGCCGGTGACGGGCATCAAGCCCATCAAGATGCCCACGGCGGGCACTGACGCGCTGATCCGCCCCGGTGCCAAGGCGACCGTGATCGGCTGGGGCAACACCGACACCGATCTGCCGCACTCGCCGGACCGGCTGCGCAAGGTCAATGTGCCGATCCTCTCGCACAACGAGTGCAAGGTGGCCTACAGCGACTACGACCGCAAGGTCAATATCTGCGCTGGGAAGGAAGGCAAGGACTCCTGCCAGGGCGACAGCGGTGGCCCGATCTTCCGCAAGGTGCCGGGCCGTGAGGACATCATCCAGATCGGTGTTGTGTCGTGGGGCGACGGCTGTGCGGAGCAGGGGGCGCCGGGGGTCTACACCTCCACCAGCTCCGCCAAGCTGTGGAACACGCTGGGTGAGTCCCCGGAGGGCAAGCGGCTGAAGCAGCGCCTGAAGCGCTGA
- a CDS encoding type III polyketide synthase encodes MATLCRPAVSVPEFVITMEQTLDLARSVHADHPQLGLALRLIENTGVQKRHILQPIEETLRHPGFEARNALYEAEAKARVPAVIYRALDDAGLRTADIDLIIYVSCTGFMMPSMTAWMINTMDFSSDTRQLPIAQLGCAAGGAAINRAHDFCTAYPDANALIVCCEFCSLCYQPTDLGVGNLLSNGLFGDGLAAAVVRGQGGTGMALERNGSYLVPDTEDWIAYRVRATGFHFMLDKRVPTTMEPLAPALRSLAAQHGWDASELDFYIIHAGGPRILDDLSRILGVPSEAFRFSRATLAEYGNIASAVVLDALRRLFDEGSPVDSARGLLAGFGPGITAEISVGRWVLRGTCRAPAIPHSRSGAIGRRP; translated from the coding sequence ATGGCGACTCTGTGCAGGCCTGCTGTTTCCGTTCCAGAGTTTGTGATCACCATGGAGCAGACCCTCGATCTGGCCCGCTCTGTGCACGCTGACCATCCACAGCTGGGCCTGGCGCTGCGGTTGATTGAGAACACGGGAGTACAGAAGCGGCATATTCTGCAACCGATCGAAGAGACGCTGCGGCATCCCGGGTTTGAAGCACGTAACGCGCTCTACGAAGCCGAGGCAAAGGCACGCGTTCCGGCGGTCATCTACCGTGCGCTGGACGACGCCGGACTCCGCACCGCCGACATCGACTTGATCATTTACGTCTCGTGCACCGGCTTCATGATGCCGTCGATGACGGCGTGGATGATCAACACCATGGACTTCTCGAGCGACACCCGCCAGCTGCCCATCGCCCAGCTCGGCTGTGCCGCCGGTGGCGCGGCGATCAATCGCGCACATGATTTCTGTACGGCCTACCCCGATGCCAATGCCCTCATCGTCTGCTGTGAGTTCTGCTCACTGTGTTACCAGCCCACGGATCTCGGCGTCGGGAACCTGCTGTCCAACGGCCTGTTCGGGGACGGCCTGGCCGCCGCGGTGGTGCGCGGACAGGGTGGTACGGGCATGGCGCTGGAGCGCAACGGCTCGTATCTGGTGCCGGACACCGAGGACTGGATCGCCTACCGGGTCCGCGCCACCGGATTCCACTTCATGCTGGACAAACGGGTGCCGACGACCATGGAACCGCTGGCGCCAGCCCTGCGGAGCCTCGCCGCCCAGCATGGCTGGGACGCCTCTGAACTGGACTTCTACATCATCCACGCGGGTGGTCCACGGATTCTGGATGACCTCAGCCGCATTCTGGGGGTGCCGTCCGAGGCGTTCCGTTTCAGCCGTGCCACGCTGGCCGAGTACGGGAACATCGCCAGCGCGGTGGTGCTGGACGCGCTGCGCAGGCTGTTTGACGAGGGTAGCCCGGTCGACTCCGCGCGTGGCCTGCTCGCTGGCTTCGGCCCTGGCATCACCGCCGAAATCTCCGTCGGTCGGTGGGTATTGCGGGGCACCTGCCGGGCGCCGGCCATCCCCCACAGCCGGTCGGGCGCCATCGGCCGACGGCCATGA
- a CDS encoding FAD-binding and (Fe-S)-binding domain-containing protein encodes MTEERDITGLAAELREVVRGEVEFDAASRALMTMDASNYRRVPVGVVVPRDDEDVAAALAVCRQRGVPVVARGTGTSIAGQATGAGVVLDFTRHMNRIVEIDAETRTAVVQPGVILDELRSAAGRYGLTFGPDPSTHSRCTLGGMVGNNACGSHSVAWGTTADNVRELTVLTYGGERARLSPGGDGVPARLREGGLELVRGELARLRTGFPELPRRISGYALDELLPEKGEDWARAYTGSEGTLGVLTEATVGLVAAPGARVLAVLGYGDESGAAEAAAGLLPFEPLTVEGMASDLVGKAARAPLPGGGAWLFVEVGGDSPEEARWRAEALCRAAVADGAGDYALVTKAAEQRALWRIREDASGTATRMPDGSEAWPGWEDCAVPPKRLGAYLRDFRALLRDYELRGLPYGHFGDGCIHVRIDFDLLSEEGIERFRRFSYDLADVVVAHGGSLSGEHGDGQARAELLPKMYGEEMVALFGRFKDLWDPAGKLNPGMLARPHRIDENLRFAVLPQEPVDVAFAYPQDGGDFSAAVRRCVGVAKCRNTTAGANVMCPSFRATGAEQHSTRGRARLLHEMLAGDVITDGWRSREVYEALDLCLSCKGCKSDCPVGVDMATYKAEFLSHHYAGRRRPMAHYSMGWLPLWLRLAAAGRVAPLLNAAASTPLAALAKRMGGITPERAVPPLARTPFTRWWRGREGEREAAGQRVVLWPDTFTNYLSPEAGSAAVEVLEQAGLRITVPPEPVCCGLTYVSTGQLDRARKVLRRTLDRMEPALAAGLPVAVLEPPCAAALRTDLPELLPEDSRARELASAVRTFAQTLEEYAPEWEPPRVDRPVAGQTHCHQHAVIGDAADRRLRERAGLTGQLSTGCCGLAGNFGFEKGHFEVSRACAEDQLLPAVRRADPRAELLADGYSCRTQLAQLGGAHARHLAEVLAERL; translated from the coding sequence ATGACTGAGGAACGGGATATCACGGGATTGGCGGCTGAGCTTCGCGAGGTTGTGCGGGGCGAAGTGGAGTTCGACGCGGCGAGCAGGGCCCTGATGACGATGGACGCCTCCAACTACCGCCGGGTCCCGGTCGGCGTCGTCGTGCCCCGTGACGATGAGGACGTCGCCGCGGCGCTCGCGGTGTGCCGGCAGCGCGGCGTGCCGGTGGTGGCACGGGGGACCGGTACGTCCATTGCCGGGCAGGCCACGGGGGCAGGGGTCGTACTGGACTTCACCCGCCATATGAACCGGATCGTGGAGATTGACGCGGAGACACGGACCGCCGTGGTGCAGCCGGGGGTGATCCTTGATGAGCTGCGGTCGGCGGCGGGGCGGTACGGGCTCACCTTCGGCCCTGATCCGTCGACGCACAGCCGCTGCACCCTCGGGGGGATGGTGGGGAACAACGCGTGCGGGTCCCATTCGGTGGCCTGGGGGACTACCGCTGACAATGTGCGGGAGTTGACCGTCCTGACCTACGGGGGTGAGCGGGCGCGCCTCAGCCCGGGTGGGGACGGTGTCCCCGCGCGGCTGCGCGAGGGCGGGCTGGAGCTGGTGCGGGGAGAGCTGGCACGGCTGCGGACGGGATTTCCGGAGCTGCCACGGCGGATCTCCGGGTACGCGCTGGATGAGCTGCTGCCGGAGAAGGGGGAGGACTGGGCCCGCGCCTATACGGGGAGTGAGGGCACCCTGGGTGTGCTGACCGAGGCGACCGTCGGGCTGGTGGCGGCCCCGGGGGCCCGGGTGCTGGCGGTGCTGGGTTACGGGGACGAGAGCGGGGCGGCGGAGGCGGCGGCCGGGCTGCTGCCGTTCGAGCCGCTCACCGTGGAGGGCATGGCCAGTGACCTGGTGGGGAAGGCCGCGCGGGCCCCGCTGCCGGGGGGCGGAGCCTGGCTGTTCGTGGAGGTGGGGGGTGACAGCCCGGAGGAGGCACGGTGGCGGGCGGAGGCGCTGTGCCGGGCCGCTGTCGCTGATGGTGCCGGTGACTATGCCCTGGTCACGAAGGCGGCGGAGCAGCGTGCCCTGTGGCGTATCCGGGAGGACGCGTCCGGCACGGCGACCCGGATGCCGGACGGCTCCGAGGCCTGGCCCGGCTGGGAGGACTGCGCGGTGCCGCCGAAGCGGCTGGGGGCGTATCTCCGGGACTTCCGGGCGCTGTTGCGCGACTACGAGCTGCGCGGGCTGCCGTATGGGCACTTCGGGGACGGGTGCATTCATGTGCGGATCGACTTCGATCTGCTGAGCGAGGAGGGCATCGAGCGGTTCCGGCGCTTCTCGTACGACCTCGCCGATGTCGTGGTCGCGCATGGCGGCTCGCTGTCGGGGGAGCACGGCGATGGGCAGGCGCGGGCTGAGCTGCTGCCGAAGATGTACGGCGAGGAGATGGTCGCCCTCTTCGGCCGTTTCAAGGATCTCTGGGACCCGGCGGGCAAGCTCAATCCGGGAATGCTGGCCCGGCCGCACCGTATCGACGAGAACCTCCGCTTCGCCGTGCTGCCGCAGGAGCCGGTGGACGTGGCCTTCGCCTATCCGCAAGACGGTGGCGACTTCTCGGCCGCCGTCCGCCGCTGTGTCGGGGTCGCCAAGTGCCGTAATACGACTGCCGGTGCGAATGTGATGTGCCCGTCCTTCCGGGCGACCGGTGCCGAGCAGCACTCGACGCGGGGGCGGGCCCGGCTGCTGCACGAGATGCTGGCGGGGGACGTCATCACCGATGGCTGGCGGTCGCGGGAGGTGTACGAGGCGCTCGATCTCTGTCTGTCCTGCAAGGGGTGCAAGAGCGACTGCCCGGTCGGCGTGGATATGGCCACGTACAAGGCAGAGTTTCTCTCTCACCACTACGCGGGCCGACGCCGCCCGATGGCGCACTATTCGATGGGCTGGCTGCCGCTGTGGCTGCGGCTGGCGGCGGCCGGCCGGGTGGCCCCGCTGCTGAACGCGGCGGCCAGCACTCCGCTGGCGGCGCTGGCCAAGCGGATGGGTGGCATCACACCCGAGCGTGCTGTTCCGCCGCTGGCCCGTACGCCCTTCACCCGGTGGTGGCGGGGGCGGGAGGGGGAGCGGGAGGCGGCCGGTCAGCGGGTCGTGCTGTGGCCGGACACCTTTACCAACTACCTCTCTCCGGAGGCCGGATCGGCGGCGGTTGAGGTCCTCGAACAGGCCGGGCTCCGCATTACGGTCCCGCCGGAGCCGGTCTGCTGCGGCCTCACCTATGTCTCCACCGGCCAGCTCGACCGGGCCCGTAAGGTGCTGCGCCGCACCCTGGACCGGATGGAACCGGCCCTGGCCGCCGGGCTTCCCGTTGCCGTACTGGAGCCGCCCTGCGCGGCGGCGCTCCGCACTGATCTGCCCGAGCTGCTGCCGGAGGATTCACGCGCCCGGGAACTCGCTTCGGCCGTACGAACCTTCGCACAGACCCTGGAGGAGTACGCCCCGGAATGGGAGCCGCCGCGCGTTGACCGGCCGGTGGCCGGACAGACCCACTGTCACCAGCACGCGGTCATCGGCGACGCCGCCGACCGCCGACTGCGGGAACGGGCCGGGCTGACCGGTCAGCTGTCCACCGGCTGCTGTGGGCTCGCGGGGAACTTCGGCTTTGAGAAAGGCCATTTCGAGGTCTCCCGGGCCTGCGCCGAGGACCAGCTCCTGCCCGCTGTACGACGGGCCGACCCACGGGCCGAGCTGCTTGCCGACGGCTACTCCTGCCGCACCCAGCTCGCCCAGCTCGGTGGCGCTCATGCCCGTCATCTCGCGGAGGTGTTGGCCGAACGGTTGTAG
- a CDS encoding GDSL-type esterase/lipase family protein, with protein MCVGDSMTIGSAGDFTWRYRLWQHLCRTYGGPFRLVGPRDALFGDSYDYGDPGFPERARHHLAGWGEGWLQMTPLIADAVRIHRPHTLLVSLGLIDLGFYTNAEQTAANVHRFITEARSAKPDVQAVLLPVIPNIRAESDPDFGTECERFNELLAKAVADHSTPASPLLLASAPPDYDIHRDTYDGTHPSPSGEHRIAAAFADAMHQAWAVGGPYSP; from the coding sequence ATGTGCGTCGGCGACTCGATGACGATCGGTAGCGCCGGCGACTTCACCTGGCGCTACCGCCTCTGGCAGCACCTGTGCCGCACGTACGGCGGGCCGTTCCGGCTCGTCGGGCCGCGTGACGCGCTGTTCGGGGATTCCTACGACTACGGCGACCCCGGCTTCCCGGAGCGCGCCCGGCACCATCTCGCCGGCTGGGGCGAGGGGTGGCTGCAGATGACCCCCTTGATCGCTGACGCCGTCCGCATCCACCGGCCCCACACGCTGCTGGTCTCCCTCGGCCTGATAGACCTCGGCTTCTATACGAACGCCGAGCAGACCGCCGCGAACGTCCACCGCTTCATCACGGAGGCCCGCTCGGCCAAACCGGATGTGCAGGCGGTACTGCTGCCGGTCATACCCAATATCCGCGCCGAGTCGGACCCCGACTTCGGTACGGAGTGCGAGCGCTTCAACGAACTCCTGGCCAAGGCAGTCGCCGACCACTCCACACCCGCCTCCCCCCTCCTCCTGGCCTCAGCACCACCGGACTACGACATCCACCGCGACACCTACGACGGCACCCACCCGTCACCGAGCGGCGAGCACCGCATCGCGGCGGCCTTTGCCGACGCGATGCACCAGGCCTGGGCCGTGGGCGGCCCGTATAGCCCTTAG